The following are encoded in a window of Fusarium oxysporum f. sp. lycopersici 4287 chromosome 5, whole genome shotgun sequence genomic DNA:
- a CDS encoding elongation factor 1-gamma: MSFFNSEVLPSLIAWFGPLKGDAPYNKKNVDDASKASLKAFSVVEEHLIRNTFLVGERITLADLFAAGIAVRGFQYFFDKQWREENPAVTRWFETVRAQPIFAEVAEKVELLETPALTNTPPKKPEQPKKEAKKEVKKEAAPAAEAAPASDEAPAAPKAKHPLEALGRPSFPLDEWKRQYSNIKDHNEAMKYFWDNFNFEEYSIWKVDYKYNEELTLTFMSNNLIGGFNNRLEGSRKYIFGCAAVYGENNDSVIQGAFVIRGQEHVPAFDVAPDWESYNFEKLDPTNPEHRQFVEDAWGWEKPITVNGKEYKLADGKVFK, translated from the coding sequence atgtccttcttcaactctgaGGTCCTTCCCAGCCTCATCGCTTGGTTCGGTCCCCTCAAGGGCGACGCTCCCTACAACAAGAAGAACGTCGATGATGCCTCCAAGGCTTCCTTGAAGGCTTTCTCCGTGGTCGAGGAGCACCTCATCCGCAACACCTTCCTTGTTGGCGAGCGCATCACCCTTGCCGACCTCTTCGCTGCTGGCATCGCTGTCCGTGGCTTCCAGTACTTCTTCGACAAGCAGTGGCGCGAGGAGAACCCCGCCGTCACTCGATGGTTCGAGACTGTCCGCGCTCAGCCCATCTTCGCTGAGGTTGCTGAGAAGGTTGAGCTCCTCGAGACTCCCGCTCTTACCAACACTCCCCCCAAGAAGCCTGAGcagcccaagaaggaggccaagaaggaggtcaagaaggaagctgcCCCCGCCGCTGAGGCTGCTCCCGCTTCTGACGAGGCTCCTGCTGCCCCCAAGGCCAAGCACCCTCTTGAGGCTCTCGGCCGCCCCTCTTTCCCTCTCGATGAGTGGAAGCGCCAGTActccaacatcaaggacCACAACGAGGCCATGAAGTACTTCTGggacaacttcaacttcgaGGAGTACTCCATCTGGAAGGTTGACTACAAGTACAACGAGGAGCTTACCCTCACCTTCATGTCCAACAACCTGATCGGTGGCTTCAACAACCGTCTTGAGGGTTCCCGCAAGTACATCTTCGGATGTGCTGCCGTCTACGGCGAGAACAACGACTCCGTCATCCAGGGTGCTTTCGTCATCCGAGGCCAGGAGCACGTTCCCGCCTTCGATGTCGCCCCCGATTGGGAGAGCTACAACTTCGAGAAGCTCGACCCCACCAACCCCGAGCACCGACAGTTCGTCGAGGATGCCTGGGGCTGGGAGAAGCCCATCACCGTCAACGGCAAGGAGTACAAGCTTGCTGACGGCAAGGTCTTCAAATAA